A window from Cryptomeria japonica chromosome 1, Sugi_1.0, whole genome shotgun sequence encodes these proteins:
- the LOC131033589 gene encoding uncharacterized protein LOC131033589 isoform X2, whose protein sequence is MKVSSGGTLRTLDLNCSPAMNFGGIPGIVSASRVLQIVGNFHSLKKLDIHLRYPWVFKREAGMNVPLLDLFHRLPNLHTLSMLGYFLQEAARDPIPDCLASPHVNLKKICVEIVEFDEKEVAVISCLLQSTPSLEALEIKVPDEWDESESESEYDYEGEYEGQCLKLFKDIMYLRRASSLARIIVLDKCSK, encoded by the exons ATGAAAGTATCGAG TGGAGGTACTCTGAGGACATTGGACCTGAATTGCTCACCTGCAATGAATTTTGGAGGTATTCCAGGAATTGTTTCAGCAAGTAGAGTTCTTCAAATTGTGGGCAACTTCCACTCCCTGAAGAAACTTGACATACACCTGCGTTATCCCTGGGTGTTCAAAAGGGAAGCAGGTATGAATGTTCCTCTATTGGACCTATTTCACAGGCTTCCAAATCTTCATACGCTCTCTATGTTGGGCTACTTTCTTCAG GAGGCGGCAAGAGATCCTATACCTGACTGCCTTGCATCTCCACATGTTAACCTCAAGAAAATATGCGTAGAAATTGTTGAGTTTGACGAGAAAGAAGTTGCAGTGATAAGTTGCTTGCTTCAAAGTACACCCTCCCTGGAAGCATTGGAAATTAAGGTACCTGATGAATGGgatgagagtgagagtgagagtgagtATGATTATGAGGGTGAATATGAGGGTCAATGTTTGAAGCTGTTTAAAGATATTATGTATCTCAGGAGGGCATCCTCACTAGCAAGGATAATTGTACTGGATAAATGCTCCAAGTAA
- the LOC131032936 gene encoding putative F-box/FBD/LRR-repeat protein At5g22670 isoform X1, protein MSAPDAFCTLPDSLVALILSKMPIKDAVKSCILSKRWRFLYTQMPQLTFDPYEMSFCTFLNLLLISRVENIISNILLLHSRNLEGFHLHNNTPVNFNRENVCKWVRYASRYNVQHLTLYDHTTFPIVLIEIPPPALFSCSHLITLNLGNYDLTSFPIDFVGFPHLLTCHLQYVQLTDESLVSFISLCPRLQKLEIRRDSGLGNVVIFSSTIEHLRMERVKSLSLNCPKLRTLSGVLIEDLSVNGVVLLYELSHGTFHLEMDCGGTLRVLNMDWSPAMSVGHLSASRVLQIVGNFQSLKKLVIHLSNRWVFRREAGMDVPLLDLLHRLPNLHTLSMFGYFL, encoded by the coding sequence ATGTCTGCCCCCGATGCCTTCTGCACACTTCCTGATTCTCTTGTTGCTTTAATACTATCAAAAATGCCAATAAAAGACGCTGTCAAATCTTGTATTCTTTCCAAGAGGTGGAGGTTTCTCTACACTCAAATGCCTCAACTCACTTTCGATCCATATGAGATGTCTTTTTGCACTTTCCTCAATCTTCTCTTAATATCAAGGGTTGAGAATATAATTTCCAACATCTTGCTTTTGCACTCGCGCAATCTGGAGGGATTTCACCTCCACAACAACACACCGGTGAACTTCAATCGGGAAAATGTGTGTAAATGGGTAAGATATGCATCTCGGTAcaatgtccaacatctcactctCTATGATCACACCACTTTTCCAATCGTTTTAATAGAAATCCCACCCCCTGCTCTCTTTTCATGTTCGCATCTCATAACACTTAATCTGGGTAACTACGATCTCACCAGTTTTCCAATCGATTTCGTTGGATTCCCCCACCTCCTTACTTGTCACCTCCAATATGTTCAATTGACAGATGAATCTTTGGTCTCCTTCATTTCTCTCTGTCCCCGTCTGCAGAAACTTGAAATAAGGAGAGATTCTGGGCTAGGTAATGTAGTAATATTTTCATCCACTATTGAACATTTGAGAATGGAAAGAGTAAAGTCTCTGTCTCTTAACTGCCCCAAACTTAGAACTCTGTCGGGGGTATTGATTGAGGATTTGAGTGTGAATGGTGTAGTACTGCTCTATGAGCTTTCACATGGCACCTTTCATCTTGAAATGGACTGTGGAGGAACTCTGAGGGTATTGAACATGGATTGGTCACCTGCAATGAGTGTTGGACACCTTTCAGCAAGTAGAGTTCTTCAAATTGTGGGCAACTTCCAGTCCCTGAAGAAACTTGTCATACACCTGAGTAATCGCTGGGTGTTCAGAAGGGAAGCAGGTATGGATGTTCCTCTATTGGACCTACTTCACAGGCTTCCAAATCTTCATACGCTCTCTATGTTTGGCTACTTTCTTTAG
- the LOC131032936 gene encoding putative F-box/FBD/LRR-repeat protein At5g22670 isoform X2 — protein MSAPDAFCTLPDSLVALILSKMPIKDAVKSCILSKRWRFLYTQMPQLTFDPYEMSFCTFLNLLLISRVENIISNILLLHSRNLEGFHLHNNTPVNFNRENVCKWVRYASRYNVQHLTLYDHTTFPIVLIEIPPPALFSCSHLITLNLGNYDLTSFPIDFVGFPHLLTCHLQYVQLTDESLVSFISLCPRLQKLEIRRDSGLGNVVIFSSTIEHLRMERVKSLSLNCPKLRTLSGVLIEDLSVNGVVLLYELSHGTFHLEMDCGGTLRVLNMDWSPAMSVGHLSASRVLQIVGNFQSLKKLVIHLSNRWVFRREAGGGKRSYT, from the exons ATGTCTGCCCCCGATGCCTTCTGCACACTTCCTGATTCTCTTGTTGCTTTAATACTATCAAAAATGCCAATAAAAGACGCTGTCAAATCTTGTATTCTTTCCAAGAGGTGGAGGTTTCTCTACACTCAAATGCCTCAACTCACTTTCGATCCATATGAGATGTCTTTTTGCACTTTCCTCAATCTTCTCTTAATATCAAGGGTTGAGAATATAATTTCCAACATCTTGCTTTTGCACTCGCGCAATCTGGAGGGATTTCACCTCCACAACAACACACCGGTGAACTTCAATCGGGAAAATGTGTGTAAATGGGTAAGATATGCATCTCGGTAcaatgtccaacatctcactctCTATGATCACACCACTTTTCCAATCGTTTTAATAGAAATCCCACCCCCTGCTCTCTTTTCATGTTCGCATCTCATAACACTTAATCTGGGTAACTACGATCTCACCAGTTTTCCAATCGATTTCGTTGGATTCCCCCACCTCCTTACTTGTCACCTCCAATATGTTCAATTGACAGATGAATCTTTGGTCTCCTTCATTTCTCTCTGTCCCCGTCTGCAGAAACTTGAAATAAGGAGAGATTCTGGGCTAGGTAATGTAGTAATATTTTCATCCACTATTGAACATTTGAGAATGGAAAGAGTAAAGTCTCTGTCTCTTAACTGCCCCAAACTTAGAACTCTGTCGGGGGTATTGATTGAGGATTTGAGTGTGAATGGTGTAGTACTGCTCTATGAGCTTTCACATGGCACCTTTCATCTTGAAATGGACTGTGGAGGAACTCTGAGGGTATTGAACATGGATTGGTCACCTGCAATGAGTGTTGGACACCTTTCAGCAAGTAGAGTTCTTCAAATTGTGGGCAACTTCCAGTCCCTGAAGAAACTTGTCATACACCTGAGTAATCGCTGGGTGTTCAGAAGGGAAGCAG GAGGTGGCAAGAGATCCTATACCTGA
- the LOC131033589 gene encoding putative F-box/FBD/LRR-repeat protein At1g78760 isoform X1, whose protein sequence is MSAHDAFCTLPDSLVALILSKMPIKDAVKSCVLSKRWRFLYTQMPQLTFDPYEMFFGTSLNPLFMSRVENIISNILLLHSRNLEGFHLHNNNTRVNFNRENVCKWVGYASRCNVQHLTLYDHTTFPSALIEIPPTALFSCSRLITLYLAKYDLTNFPIDFVGFPHLLTCHLRYVQLTDGSLVSFISLCPRLQKLEIRGDSGLGNAVIFSSTLEHLSMERVKSLSVNCPNLRTVAGEWIEDLSVNGVRLYELSYAIFHLEMDSGGTLRTLDLNCSPAMNFGGIPGIVSASRVLQIVGNFHSLKKLDIHLRYPWVFKREAGMNVPLLDLFHRLPNLHTLSMLGYFLQEAARDPIPDCLASPHVNLKKICVEIVEFDEKEVAVISCLLQSTPSLEALEIKVPDEWDESESESEYDYEGEYEGQCLKLFKDIMYLRRASSLARIIVLDKCSK, encoded by the exons ATGTCTGCCCACGATGCATTCTGCACACTTCCTGATTCTCTTGTTGCTTTAATACTATCAAAAATGCCAATAAAAGACGCTGTCAAATCTTGTGTTCTTTCCAAGAGGTGGAGATTTCTCTACACCCAGATGCCTCAACTCACTTTCGATCCATATGAGATGTTTTTTGGCACTTCCCTCAATCCGCTCTTCATGTCAAGGGTTGAGAATATCATTTCCAATATCTTGCTTTTGCACTCGCGCAATCTGGAGGGATTTCACCTCCACAACAACAACACACGGGTGAACTTCAATCGTGAAAATGTGTGTAAATGGGTAGGATATGCATCTCGCTGcaatgtccaacatctcactctCTATGATCACACCACTTTTCCAAGCGCTTTAATAGAAATCCCACCCACTGCTCTCTTTTCATGTTCGCGTCTCATAACACTTTATCTGGCTAAGTACGATCTCACCAACTTCCCAATCGATTTCGTTGGATTCCCCCACCTCCTTACTTGTCACCTCCGATATGTTCAATTGACAGATGGATCTTTGGTCTCCTTCATTTCGCTCTGTCCCCGTCTGCAGAAACTTGAAATAAGGGGAGATTCTGGGCTAGGTAATGCCGtgatattttcatccacacttgaaCATTTGAGTATGGAAAGAGTAAAGTCTCTGTCTGTTAACTGCCCCAATCTTAGAACTGTGGCGGGGGAATGGATTGAGGATTTAAGTGTGAATGGTGTACGGTTATATGAACTTTCTTATGCCATCTTTCATCTTGAAATGGACAGTGGAGGTACTCTGAGGACATTGGACCTGAATTGCTCACCTGCAATGAATTTTGGAGGTATTCCAGGAATTGTTTCAGCAAGTAGAGTTCTTCAAATTGTGGGCAACTTCCACTCCCTGAAGAAACTTGACATACACCTGCGTTATCCCTGGGTGTTCAAAAGGGAAGCAGGTATGAATGTTCCTCTATTGGACCTATTTCACAGGCTTCCAAATCTTCATACGCTCTCTATGTTGGGCTACTTTCTTCAG GAGGCGGCAAGAGATCCTATACCTGACTGCCTTGCATCTCCACATGTTAACCTCAAGAAAATATGCGTAGAAATTGTTGAGTTTGACGAGAAAGAAGTTGCAGTGATAAGTTGCTTGCTTCAAAGTACACCCTCCCTGGAAGCATTGGAAATTAAGGTACCTGATGAATGGgatgagagtgagagtgagagtgagtATGATTATGAGGGTGAATATGAGGGTCAATGTTTGAAGCTGTTTAAAGATATTATGTATCTCAGGAGGGCATCCTCACTAGCAAGGATAATTGTACTGGATAAATGCTCCAAGTAA